The Halichondria panicea chromosome 14, odHalPani1.1, whole genome shotgun sequence genome contains a region encoding:
- the LOC135347580 gene encoding multiple epidermal growth factor-like domains protein 6: MQLSSSVILFVTLSFIGISLAHPIFEQIDFAEHQCADKKTNCSSTATCCQLTAGWGCCPHPGASCCADKVHCCPSGYTCDVTTKSCAKSPSNELIDMVAISTSPEIVTCVDGSNCPNNNTCCKLESNDGYGCCPISGAVCCKDGLHCCPTDYACNSDGTCTDYFGQIVMKMLTEVKSPKSVVCPDKRSECPAENTCCKLTAGQWGCCPIPIAVCCSDGVHCCPNGYTCDVSSGACSKKGETIAFFEKIAAVKSPKSVVCPDGQSQCPDGNTCCKLSSGQWGCCPIPSAVCCSDGVHCCPSGYTCNPSVGTCSKKGETIAFFEKIAAVKSPKSVVCPDGQSECPNGNTCCKLSSGKYGCCPIPSAVCCSDGVHCCPSGYTCDVSSGACSKKGETIAFFTTVKSPMNVVCPDNKSECPNGNTCCMLASGQYGCCPNANAVCCSDHIHCCPSGYTCDVSSGACTKKGETIAFFEKIAAVKSLKSVVCPDGQSECPNGNTCCKLSSGQWGCCPIPSAVCCSDGVHCCPSGYTCDPSAGTCSKKGETIAFFEKIVAVKSPKSVMCPDGQSQCPNGNTCCKLSSGQWGCCPIPSAVCCSDGVHCCPNGYTCDINAGTCTKKGETIAFFEKIAAVKSPKSVMCPDNKSECPNGNTCCKLSSGQWGCCPIPSAVCCSDGVHCCPSGYTCDVSSGACSKKGETIAFFEKIAAVKSPKSVMCPDGQSQCPNGNTCCKLSSGKYGCCPIPSAVCCSDGVHCCPNGYTCDVTAGTCTKKGETIAFFEKIAAVKSPKSVVCPDGQSECPNGNTCCKDSSGQWGCCPIPSAVCCSDGVHCCPSGYTCNPSVGTCSKKGETIAFFEKIAAVKYPESVVCPDGQTQCPNGNTCCKLSSGQWGCCPIPSAVCCSDGIHCCPNGYTCNPSVGTCSKKGETIAFFEKIAAVKSPKSVVCPDGQSECPNGNTCCKLSSGQWGCCPIPSAVCCSDGVHCCPSGYTCNPSVGTCSKKGETIAFFEKIAAVKYPESVMCPDGQSQCPNGNTCCKLSSGQWGCCPIPSAVCCSDGVHCCPNGYTCDVNAGTCTKKGETIAFFEKIAAVKSPKSVMCPDNKSECPNGNTCCKLSSGQWGCCPIPSAVCCSDGVHCCPSGYTCDVSSGACSKKGETIAFFEKIAAVKSPKSVMCPDGQSQCPNGNTCCKLSSGKYGCCPIPSAVCCSDGVHCCPNGYTCDVTAGTCTKKGETIAFFEKIAAVKSPKSVVCPDGQSECPNGNTCCKLSSGQWGCCPIPSAVCCSDGVHCCPSGYTCNPSVGTCSKKGETIAFFEKIAAVKYPESVMCPDGQSQCPNGNTCCKLSSGQWGCCPIPSAVCCSDGVHCCPSGYTCDPSAGTCSKKGETIASFEKIAAVKSPKSVMCPDGQTQCSDGNTCCKGFPGEYACCPLPSAVCCSDNVHCCPEDHTCDVTAGTCSKKGETVAFVEKILAQKMKYIEFDRDFL, translated from the exons ATGCAGCTCTCTAGCTCTGTGATCTTGTTCGTGACTCTTTCATTTATTGGAATATCTCTTGCTCATCCAATATTTGAGCAAATTGAT TTCGCTGAACACCAATGTGCGGATAAGAAGACCAACTGCTCCAGCACTGCCACCTGCTGTCAACTCACTGCAGGCTGGGGCTGTTGTCCTCATCCCGGAGCTTCCTGTTGTGCAGACAAGGTTCACTGCTGCCCTAGTGGATACACCTGTGACGTTACGACCAAATCATGTGCAAAATCACCGAGCAATGAGCTAATAGATATGGTAGCAATTTCAACATCTCCTGAGATCGTCACTTGTGTTGATGGTTCTAATTGTCCCAACAATAACACATGCTGCAAACTGGAGAGTAACGACGGTTACGGATGTTGTCCTATATCTGGAGCTGTTTGTTGTAAAGATGGTCTGCACTGTTGTCCTACCgactatgcatgcaatagcGATGGAACTTGTACTGACTATTTTGGTCAAATAGTGATGAAAATGCTTACTGAAGTTAAATCACCGAAGAGTGTCGTGTGTCCAGATAAACGGAGCGAATGCCCTGCTGAAAACACTTGTTGCAAGCTTACTGCCGGTCAGTGGGGTTGCTGTCCAATACCTATAGCCGTGTGTTGTTCTGATGGTGTCCATTGTTGTCCCAACGGCTATACTTGTGACGTTTCCAGTGGAGCTTGTAGCAAGAAAGGAGAGACAATTGCTTTCTTTGAGAAAATTGCAGCTGTGAAATCACCCAAAAGTGTCGTGTGTCCTGATGGCCAGAGCCAATGCCCCGATGGAAACACTTGTTGCAAGCTCTCTTCCGGTCAATGGGGTTGCTGCCCAATACCTAGTGCTGTGTGTTGTTCTGATGGTGTCCATTGTTGTCCCAGCGGCTATACCTGTAACCCTTCCGTTGGAACTTGTAGCAAGAAAGGAGAGACAATCGCTTTCTTTGAGAAAATTGCTGCTGTGAAATCTCCCAAGAGTGTCGTGTGTCCCGATGGCCAGAGCGAATGCCCCAATGGAAACACTTGTTGCAAGCTCTCTTCCGGTAAATATGGTTGCTGCCCAATACCTAGTGCTGTGTGTTGTTCTGATGGTGTCCATTGTTGTCCCAGCGGCTATACCTGTGACGTTTCCAGTGGAGCTTGTAGCAAGAAAGGAGAGACTATCGCTTTCTTTACAACTGTTAAATCACCCATGAACGTAGTGTGCCCAGATAACAAGAGCGAATGCCCCAATGGAAACACTTGTTGCATGCTCGCTTCCGGTCAATATGGTTGTTGTCCAAATGCTAATGCTGTGTGTTGTTCTGATCATATCCATTGTTGTCCCAGCGGCTATACCTGTGACGTTTCCAGTGGAGCTTGTACCAAGAAAGGAGAGACAATAGCTTTTTTTGAGAAAATTGCAGCTGTGAAATCACTCAAGAGTGTCGTGTGTCCCGATGGCCAGAGCGAATGCCCCAATGGAAATACTTGTTGCAAGCTCTCTTCTGGTCAATGGGGTTGCTGCCCAATACCTAGTGCTGTGTGTTGTTCAGATGGTGTCCATTGTTGTCCCAGCGGCTATACCTGTGACCCCTCCGCTGGAACTTGTAGCAAGAAAGGAGAGACAATTGCTTTCTTTGAGAAAATTGTTGCTGTGAAATCTCCCAAGAGCGTGATGTGTCCCGATGGCCAGAGCCAATGCCCCAATGGAAACACTTGTTGCAAGCTCTCTTCCGGTCAATGGGGTTGCTGCCCAATACCTAGTGCTGTGTGTTGTTCTGATGGTGTCCATTGTTGTCCCAACGGCTATACCTGTGACATTAACGCTGGAACTTGTACCAAGAAAGGAGAGACAATTGCTTTCTTTGAGAAAATTGCAGCTGTGAAATCACCCAAGAGCGTAATGTGTCCAGATAACAAGAGCGAATGCCCCAATGGAAATACTTGTTGCAAGCTCTCTTCTGGTCAATGGGGTTGCTGCCCAATACCTAGTGCTGTGTGTTGTTCAGATGGTGTCCATTGTTGTCCCAGCGGCTATACCTGTGACGTTTCCAGTGGAGCTTGTAGCAAAAAAGGAGAGACTATCGCTTTCTTTGAGAAAATTGCTGCTGTGAAATCTCCCAAGAGCGTAATGTGTCCCGACGGCCAAAGCCAATGCCCCAATGGAAACACTTGTTGCAAGCTCTCTTCCGGTAAATATGGTTGCTGCCCAATACCTAGTGCTGTGTGTTGTTCTGATGGTGTCCATTGTTGTCCCAACGGCTATACCTGTGACGTTACCGCTGGAACTTGTACCAAAAAAGGAGAGACAATTGCTTTCTTTGAGAAAATTGCAGCTGTGAAATCACCCAAGAGTGTCGTGTGTCCCGATGGCCAGAGCGAATGCCCCAATGGAAACACTTGTTGCAAGGACTCTTCCGGTCAATGGGGTTGCTGCCCAATACCTAGTGCTGTGTGTTGTTCTGATGGTGTCCATTGTTGTCCCAGCGGCTATACCTGTAACCCTTCCGTTGGAACTTGTAGCAAGAAAGGAGAGACAATTGCTTTCTTTGAGAAAATTGCTGCCGTGAAATATCCCGAGAGCGTAGTGTGTCCCGATGGCCAGACCCAATGCCCCAATGGAAACACTTGTTGCAAGCTCTCTTCCGGTCAATGGGGTTGCTGCCCAATACCTAGTGCTGTGTGTTGTTCTGATGGTATCCATTGTTGTCCCAACGGCTATACATGTAACCCTTCCGTTGGAACTTGTAGCAAGAAAGGAGAGACAATCGCTTTCTTTGAGAAAATTGCAGCTGTGAAATCACCCAAGAGTGTCGTGTGTCCCGATGGCCAGAGCGAATGCCCCAATGGAAACACTTGTTGCAAGCTCTCTTCCGGTCAATGGGGTTGCTGCCCAATACCTAGTGCTGTGTGTTGTTCTGATGGTGTCCATTGTTGTCCCAGCGGCTATACCTGTAACCCTTCCGTTGGAACTTGTAGCAAGAAAGGAGAGACAATCGCTTTCTTTGAGAAAATTGCTGCCGTGAAATATCCCGAGAGCGTAATGTGTCCCGATGGCCAGAGCCAATGCCCCAATGGAAACACTTGTTGCAAGCTCTCTTCCGGTCAATGGGGTTGCTGCCCAATACCTAGTGCTGTGTGTTGTTCTGATGGTGTCCATTGTTGTCCCAACGGCTATACCTGTGACGTTAACGCTGGAACTTGTACCAAGAAAGGAGAGACAATTGCTTTCTTTGAGAAAATTGCAGCTGTGAAATCACCCAAGAGCGTAATGTGTCCAGATAACAAGAGCGAATGCCCCAATGGAAATACTTGTTGCAAGCTCTCTTCTGGTCAATGGGGTTGCTGCCCAATACCTAGTGCTGTGTGTTGTTCAGATGGTGTCCATTGTTGTCCCAGCGGCTATACCTGTGACGTTTCCAGTGGAGCTTGTAGCAAAAAAGGAGAGACTATCGCTTTCTTTGAGAAAATTGCTGCTGTGAAATCTCCCAAGAGCGTAATGTGTCCCGACGGCCAGAGCCAATGCCCCAATGGAAACACTTGTTGCAAGCTCTCTTCCGGTAAATATGGTTGCTGCCCAATACCTAGTGCTGTGTGTTGTTCTGATGGTGTCCATTGTTGTCCCAACGGCTATACCTGTGACGTTACCGCTGGAACTTGTACCAAGAAAGGAGAGACAATTGCTTTCTTTGAGAAAATTGCAGCTGTGAAATCACCCAAGAGTGTCGTGTGTCCCGATGGCCAGAGCGAATGCCCCAATGGAAACACTTGTTGCAAGCTCTCTTCCGGTCAATGGGGTTGCTGCCCAATACCTAGTGCTGTGTGTTGTTCAGATGGTGTCCATTGTTGTCCCAGCGGCTATACCTGTAACCCTTCCGTTGGAACTTGTAGCAAGAAAGGAGAGACAATCGCTTTCTTTGAGAAAATTGCTGCCGTGAAATATCCCGAGAGCGTAATGTGTCCCGATGGCCAGAGCCAATGCCCCAATGGAAACACTTGTTGCAAGCTCTCTTCCGGTCAATGGGGTTGCTGCCCAATACCTAGTGCTGTGTGTTGTTCTGATGGTGTCCATTGTTGTCCCAGCGGCTATACCTGTGACCCTTCCGCTGGAACTTGTAGCAAGAAAGGAGAGACAATTGCTAGCTTTGAGAAAATTGCTGCTGTGAAATCACCCAAGAGCGTAATGTGTCCCGATGGCCAGACCCAATGCTCCGATGGAAATACATGTTGCAAGGGCTTTCCAGGCGAGTACGCTTGTTGTCCTTTGCCTAGTGCTGTGTGTTGTTCTGATAATGTCCATTGTTGTCCTGAGGACCATACATGTGACGTTACCGCTGGAACGTGTAGCAAGAAAGGAGAGACAGTCGCTTTCGTTGAGAAGATATTGGCTCAGAAGATGAAATACATCGAGTTTGATCGTGATTTTCTCTGA
- the LOC135347589 gene encoding kinesin-like protein KIF28 — translation MAENVKVAVRVRPFNQRELTRKAKVIIQMHGHSTSIFDPTQPNAEPKKFSFDYSYWSHDGFSENTDGYLAPESADYADQKKVFSDLGKGVLDNAWKGYNCSLFAYGQTGSGKSFSMVGYGANKGIVPVTCEELFKGIESKADSGVQFQVVLSMLEIYNEQVRDLLNPASNVKGGLKVREHPSRGFYVDQLRSVAVKNYEDIEKRIAEGTKNRTIASTNMNATSSRAHTIVAVTFVQKTNNEAGKGMTKTSVINLVDLAGSERADSTGAVGARLQEGAAINKSLSTLGNVIKALADASTGKKTLVPFRDSVLTKLLKNALGGNSKTIMIAALSPADINYDETLSTLRFADRAKSIKTTATVNESATDKLIRELREENARLLEMIKNGQLSPSALAIGEESTSVDADEIRRNMEMELAETLEANKREMEEMQKSWEQKLAESQKTHQEKDKQEAKRSKDLQKLPHLWNLNEDPQLTNMVSHIVKTGKSKIGNKKAKTPPEILLQGLSIQTQHAVVSNTDNKEIKLCPVEGAKILLNGEPLTGSVILHHNDRVLFGSNHLYVFHHPKELHSLIKSSKKPKAITYDFAQGEIATSSGFDMSTEGKSKDDILLQQDLISLMPMVYEANAISEELNKKMYFEIILVSPQARGLKEGRTEVKVKMRSLVNDDSCLFGRNNFLDRKYRMQEMYQNYIEGGDWDLQEEKSPFWQPADIDVHIGSVHVYLQSLTYMIELEEQLTITDYKGNEQGLLSVEVWPCNKDGTTLSDNEDLFVEDPEELLGKTVNFLLRVAHARGIPPKLSKGVYCKYKFYLDSEDTDTQRISGTTNPEFEFSKHYCINPVTKQFLDYLNLQPLIIEVWGQQSSQSTKGTAAQLNTRELVSKETTRIGSAAMLNPTKQKDEERYRLMCELSGAKRRAERMESKVRKIRALVEKADNEKVEELKVSEVKDILNSEAHTFKAVATMVALTNRANVFKKNKASVLTKNSKATAAETTNSESQICSVM, via the exons ATGGCTGAGAATGTGAAAGTTGCAGTCCGTGTTAGACCATT CAATCAACGGGAGCTGACACGCAAGGCGAAAGTGATCATCCAGATGCATGGTCACTCCACTTCCATTTTTGACCCAACCCAACCGAACGCTGAGCCCAAGAAATTCTCCTTTGATTACAGCTACTGGTCACATGACGGGTTCAGTGAGAATACGGACGGCTATCTGGCCCCTGAAAGTGCAGATTATGCAGATCAG AAAAAGGTGTTTAGTGATCTTGGTAAAGGAGTGCTTGACAATGCCTGGAAGGGGTACAACTGCTCCTTGTTTGCCTACGGGCAGACCGGCTCTGGAAAGTCCTTTTCCATGGTTGGGTATGGAGCTAATAAAG GAATTGTTCCAGTGACCTGTGAAGAGCTATTCAAAGGAATAGAAAGCAAGGCTGACTCTGGTGTGCAGTTCCAAGTGGTACTGAGCATGTTGGAGATATACAATGAGCAAGTGAGAGACCTTCTCAACCCTGCCTCCAACGTCAAAGGGGGGCTCAAAGTCAGGGAACACCCCAGCAGGGGGTTTTATG TTGACCAGTTGCGTTCAGTGGCTGTAAAGAACTATGAGGACATTGAGAAGAGGATTGCCGAGGGCACTAAGAACCGCACCATCGCCTCCACTAACATGAATGCCACATCCTCTAGAGCACACACTATTGTGGCTGTTACCTTTGTACAGAAGACCAACAATGAAGCGGGGAAAGGCATGACAAAGACGTCTGTTATCAACCTTGTGGATCTGGCAGGAAG TGAAAGAGCTGACTCCACTGGTGCCGTGGGTGCAAGACTGCAAGAGGGGGCGGCCATCAATAAGTCACTGTCTACTCTCGGGAATGTTATCAAAG CACTCGCTGATGCCTCTACTGGGAAGAAAACACTTG TTCCATTTCGAGATTCAGTTCTGACCAAACTGCTCAAGAATGCACTGGGTGGCAACTCAAAAACTATTATG ATTGCAGCTCTGAGTCCGGCAGACATTAATTATGATGAGACTCTTTCAACACTAAGATTTG CTGATCGTGCCAAGAGTATCAAAACCACAGCAACAGTAAATGAGAGTGCAACAGACAAACTCATCCGAGAGCTTCGGGAGGAGAATGCTCGATTGCTGGAAATGATAAAGAATGGGCAACTCAGTCCAAGTGCCTTAGCAATTGGGGAAGAGTCAACGTCCGTAGATGCAG ATGAGATTCGAAGGAACATGGAAATGGAGCTAGCTGAGACG CTAGAGGCTAACAAAAGAGAGATGGAGGAGATGCAGAAGTCATGGGAACAGAAGCTGGCAGAATCTCAGAAAACGCATCAG GAGAAAGACAAACAAGAGGCAAAAAGGAGCAAGGATTTGCAGAAACTGCCTCACTTATGGAATCTTAATGAGGACCCTCAGCTGACAAATATGGTCTCTCACATAGTGAAAACGGGGAAGAGTAAAATAGGCAACAAAAAGGCAAAGACACCACCGGAAATTCTTCTGCAAGGACTCAGTATTCAAACACAGCATGCTGTGGTTAGCAATACGGACAACAAAGAGATCAAATTGTGTCCTGTGGAGGGAGCTAAGATTCTACTCAATGGAGAACCGCTCACTGGCTCTGTCATACTACATCACAATGACAG GGTTTTGTTCGGTTCCAACCATCTGTACGTATTTCATCACCCGAAGGAACTGCATTCCCTGATCAAGTCAAGCAAGAAACCAAAGGCCATCACGTATGACTTTGCACAGGGAGAAATAGCTACGAGTTCGGGATTTGATATGAGTACTGAGGGTAAAAGCAAAGACGACATCTTGCTGCAACAAGACCTCATCTCTCTCATGCCCATGGTGTACGAAGCCAATGCCATCAGTGAGGAGCTGAACAAGAAG ATGTATTTTGAGATTATCCTGGTGTCCCCACAAGCGCGAGGACTTAAGGAGGGACGGACCGAGGTTAAAGTCAAGATGAGGAGTTTGGTCAACGATGACTCATGTTTGTTCGGCCGAAACAACTTCCTCGATAGAAAATATCGTATGCAGGAAATGTACCAGAACTACATCGAAGGCGGGGACTGGGACCTGCAGGAG GAGAAGAGTCCGTTCTGGCAGCCAGCTGATATTGATGTGCATATCGGATCTGTACACGTCTACCTGCAAAGCTTGACTTACATG ATTGAGCTTGAGGAGCAGTTGACAATCACGGATTACAAGGGTAACGAGCAAGGGCTCCTTAGTGTGGAGGTGTGGCCTTGCAACAAAGACGGGACCACCCTTTCTGACAACGAGGACCTGTTTGTAGAAGACCCAGAGGAATTG CTTGGCAAGACAGTGAACTTCCTGCTTCGAGTGGCCCATGCTCGTGGCATACCCCCCAAACTGAGCAAAGGTGTCTACTGTAAGTACAAGTTCTATCTGGACAGTGAAGATACCGACACACAGAGGATCTCCGGGACAACCAACCCTGAGTTCGAGTTCTCCAAACATTACTGTATCAATCCGGTCACTAAACAGTTTCTGGATTACCTCAACTTGCAACCACTTATTATTGAGGTCTGGGGACAGCAG TCGAGTCAATCTACAAAAGGAACCGCAGCACAGCTGAACACAAGGGAGCTGGTCTCCAAGGAAACCACTCGGATTGGCAGTGCAGCCATGCTCAATCCCACAAAACAGAAG GACGAGGAGCGTTATCGGCTAATGTGTGAGCTGTCAGGGGCCAAGAGGAGGGCGGAGCGAATGGAGAGCAAAGTTCGCAAGATCAGGGCTCTTGTGGAAAAGGCAGACAATGAGAAAGTAGAAGAGCTAAAG GTCTCCGAAGTGAAGGACATTCTAAACAGTGAGGCACACACCTTCAAGGCTGTGGCCACAATGGTAGCTCTTACTAACAGGGCCAATGTATTTAAGAAAAACAAAGCCAGTGTATTAACAAAGAACAGCAAAGCCACAGCAGCGGAAACAACCAACAGCGAGTCTCAGATCTGCTCTGTCATGTAA
- the LOC135347641 gene encoding tyrosyl-DNA phosphodiesterase 2-like, with translation MAEQTSSEAFTLLSWNIDGLDKRDTIRRAQAVCKLISSRRPHAVFLQEVVPSTEMEILKSLGADYDYYSAPGAGERYGYYVAILVLKTKGLLFRDNMMCIDLPETVMGRHVLFCTVVFGGVEINLLTSHLESMKDYGGPRKAQLSKVFEIISENPTWIFGGDLNIRDHEVKSVGLPADTVDVWEACGSIEDEKFTWDVSKNDNLQWTYPNKPKCRFDRVYLHSKDGGVRAKGFGLVGKERLEDCGRFPSDHWGLWMELSVDRS, from the exons ATGGCTGAACAAACAAG CTCAGAGGCATTCACTCTGCTATCCTGGAACATCGATGGTTTGGATAAAAGAGACACCATTAGGCGAGCTCAAGCAGTGTGCAAGCTCATATCGTCACGACGACCGCATGCAGTGTTCCTGCAAGAAGTTGTCCCATCCACGGAAATGGAGATTCTCAAGTCATTAGGTGCCGATTACGACTATTACTCTGCTCCAGGAGCTGGTGAGAGATACGGCTACTATGTCGCCATCTTGGTACTTAAAACTAAAGGACTGCTTTTTAGAGATAACATGATGTGTATTGACCTGCCGGAAACAGTCATGGGACGGCATGTTCTTTTTTGTACTGTGGTGTTCGGTGGAGTTGAAATCAATTTACTCACATCTCATTTGGAGAGTATGAAAGATTACGGAGGGCCAAGAAAAGCTCAGCTTTCTAAAGTGTTTGAAATTATTTCTGAAAACCCGACTTGGATATTTGGAGGAGATTTGAACATTCGTGACCATGAAGTGAAATCGGTCGGTTTGCCAGCTGACACAGTGGATGTGTGGGAGGCCTGTGGTTCAATTGAGGATGAGAAGTTCACCTGGGATGTATCCAAGAACGACAATCTCCAATGGACCTATCCAAACAAACCAAAGTGCCGATTTGACCGTGTCTATCTGCACTCAAAGGATGGTGGTGTGAGAGCCAAGGGTTTTGGTTTGGTGGGCAAAGAGAGACTTGAAGATTGTGGTCGTTTCCCTAGCGACCACTGGGGATTATGGATGGAATTGAGTGTTGATAGGTCATGA
- the LOC135347613 gene encoding uncharacterized protein LOC135347613, which yields MEPPGPPRKMRKFDDASSSLLKHITWDTILAETDIDKNETDIKGLFGVNLSAFYESSDEGILTLLSFLGDRTIKTKILNALNTVFKLGYKRVFTETNCPPPSTLGGVKGASSNISKLGIRCHRPLHELHVALQVQEFGMFMDKLDEGVTPSSIIIDKTLEVMLSLSKFTDENTKTQELTQILIGMFSDCEVTVGSRSWGSSSSAKSDISVSFENRILVNFEMKRELASDGAEPNLKNIGYFIHFQRSNQNPRAPMVLVSIVGPHYLQVFGATWFGDLVCVDPLCSPVSLLFVPQDPNESTLKLARLFHSLAFLIKKLKTPSININGEIGAPYYTHDSQLVNVTRMGQNKHVYEATMNGDQVVLKFSTRYGIDVHNHLASNKLAPKVISHAKLSGKWYVTIMEKIDEIKSYEKNDTVVASLKSVLDCLKSKNYVHGDLRRPNILVLPDDTVRVLDFDWAGTEGIATYPIDLNLSSECGWRNDIERGQRITSGQDMYMLSSQFPF from the exons ATGGAGCCCCCCGGCCCCCCCAGAAAAATGAGAAAATTTG ATGATGCATCATCATCATTACTAAAACATATAACTTGGGATACTATTTTGGCAGAAACTGACATCGATAAAAATGAGACAGATATAAAAGG CTTATTCGGCGTAAATCTTTCCGCTTTCTATGAAAGTAGTGACGAGGGAATTCTCACTCTCTTGTCATTCTTGGGTGACAGAACAATCAAAACCAAGATTTTGAATGCTCTCAACACTGTATTCAAATTGGGCTATAAACGAGTTTTTACCGAAACCAATTGTCCTCCCCCCTCAACACTTGGTGGAGTGAAGGGTGCTAGTTCGAATATTAGTAAACTCGGAATAAGGTGTCATCGTCCACTACATGAATTGCATGTAGCTCTTCAAGTACAAGAATTTGGAATGTTTATGGACAAGCTTGACGAAGGTGTTACTCCTTCTTCTATAATCATAGACAAAACACTTGAAGTGATGTTGTCATTATCTAAATTTACTGACGAGAATACAAAAACACAAGAGCTTACACAAATTCTAATTGGTATGTTTTCTGATTGTGAGGTTACGGTTGGCTCTCGGAGTTGGGGAAGTTCCTCCAGCGCTAAATCTGATATTAGTGTATCTTTTGAAAATCGTATCCTAGTGAACTTCGAAATGAAAAGGGAGCTCGCTAGTGATGGTGCTGAACCCAATCTGAAAAACATTGGATACTTCATCCACTTCCAACGATCAAACCAAAACCCACGTGCCCCAATGGTATTAGTTAGTATAGTAGGCCCGCACTACTTGCAGGTGTTTGGTGCAACTTGGTTTGGTGACTTAGTGTGCGTGGATCCACTGTGTTCTCCAGTTTCTCTTCTTTTTGTGCCGCAGGATCCTAACGAAAGTACACTTAAACTTGCCAGATTATTTCATTCCCTTGCTTTTTTAATCAAGAAATTGAAGACGCCTTCTATTAATATTAATGGAGAAATAGGTGCCCCATACTACACTCATGACAGCCAACTTGTGAACGTGACGAGAATGGGCCAAAACAAGCATGTGTATGAAGCCACTATGAACGGAGATCAAGTTGTTTTAAAGTTTTCAACACGGTATGGAATTGATGTTCACAATCATTTAGCTTCAAACAAGCTTGCCCCTAAAGTCATTTCTCACGCGAAGCTTTCAGGAAAATGGTATGTTACTATCATGGAAAAAATTGATGAGATCAAATCGTATGAAAAGAATGATACTGTGGTTGCGTCCTTGAAGAGTGTTTTAGATTGCCTAAAGTCTAAAAATTATGTACACGGTGATTTGCGTCGCCCAAACATTCTGGTCTTACCGGACGATACTGTTCGAGTCTTGGACTTCGATTGGGCTGGCACTGAGGGAATTGCAACATACCCTATAGACTTAAACCTGAGTTCAGAATGCGGATGGCGAAACGATATTGAAAGAGGACAACGTATAACTAGTGGGCAAGATATGTATATGCTTAGTTCACAGTTTCCCTTTTAG
- the LOC135347625 gene encoding L-rhamnonate dehydratase-like, which yields MAECIDLPRIKEVRAYVKQAAAGDQGADCHDVSDQHWINGYPTPIANPMSMYPRYQGYRKSWGINALGSVVAEVEAEDGTCGVGVSIGGEPACYIIEHHLSRFVEGQDPSNIELMWDQMYRSTLNYGRKGLPIQAISAVDLALWDLQGKLLKKPVFALLGGKTKERLPVYSTTAEPKIAKDLGFVGAKIPCAYGPADGDEGLAKNVEIFRRARESVGPDYPLMLDCYMALSVPYAIKLARALEPLNLKWIEECLPPDDYHGYTDLKAALTGTTMVTTGEHEYTRYGFRQLIEGKCADIIQPDITWMGGITEARRMVAMAASHDLNVIPHGSSVYSYHLQYAFVNCPLAEYINLSPKADKIVPYFGDLFTDEPLPGNGFIDLPNRAGFGVTLNRDGLHRPYPRTEEQVKAQCDCNKVNYQSEHSKMPF from the exons ATGGCTGAATGTATAGACCTACCAAGAATCAAAGAAGTTCGTGCCTATGTCAAACAGGCTGCTGCAGGAGACCAAG gtgccgACTGTCATGATGTATCTGACCAACACTGGATCAATGGCTACCCCACTCCAATAGCCAATCCGATGTCCATGTATCCTCGTTACCAAGGCTACCGGAAGTCGTGGGGCATTAATGCATTGGGCTCTGTGGTGGCAGAGGTGGAGGCGGAAGATGGGACATGTGGAGTGG GTGTGTCCATTGGCGGTGAGCCAGCGTGTTACATTATTGAGCATCACCTGAGCCGTTTCGTCGAGGGGCAGGACCCTAGCAACATAGAGCTGATGTGGGACCAAATGTATCGCAGCACCCTCAACTATGGCCGCAAAGGACTGCCAAT CCAGGCTATCAGTGCTGTGGACCTGGCCTTGTGGGATCTCCAGGGCAAGCTTCTCAAGAAACCTGTGTTTGCTTTGCTGGGGGGCAAGACAAAG GAGCGGTTACCTGTGTACAGCACCACAGCTGAGCCTAAGATTGCCAAG gATCTTGGGTTTGTAGGTGCCAAGATTCCATGTGCATACGGCCCAGCTGATGGAGATGAGGGACTAGCAAAAAATGTTGAGATTTTCCGACGAGCACGAGAATCAGTTGGCCCTGACTACCCCCTCAT GCTGGACTGTTACATGGCCCTTAGCGTTCCATACGCAATAaag TTGGCAAGGGCTTTGGAGCCTCTGAATttgaagtggattgaagagtGCCTGCCGCCTGATGATTACCATGGTTACACTGACCTCAAGGCTGCCCTGACTGGAACCACAATGGTCACCACTGGAGAGCACGAGTACACGCG GTATGGATTTCGCCAATTGATTGAAGGCAAGTGTGCTGACATTATTCAGCCTGACATCACCTGGATGGGTGGGATCACTGAAGCACGACGaatggttgctatggcagCATCACATGACCTGAATGTGATCCCCCATGGCTCCAGTGTCTACTCATATCACCTGCAGTATGCCTTTGTCAACTGCCCTCTAGCTGAGTACATCAACCTCAGCccaaag GCTGACAAAATTGTCCCCTACTTTGGGGACCTGTTCACAGATGAACCACTGCCTGGGAATGGATTCATTGACCTTCCCAACAG GGCTGGCTTTGGAGTGACCTTAAACAGAGATGGCCTACACCGACCTTACCCACGGACGGAGGAACAA gTGAAGGCTCAGTGTGACTGCAATAAAGTGAACTATCAATCTGAACATTCAAAGATGCCTTTTTAA